A section of the Hemitrygon akajei unplaced genomic scaffold, sHemAka1.3 Scf000104, whole genome shotgun sequence genome encodes:
- the LOC140723189 gene encoding muscarinic acetylcholine receptor M2-like, which produces MANSTQTNSSLSNLTDIERGSTYKTVEIIFILIVALSLSLVTIIGNILVMLSIKVNRQLQTINNYFIFSLACADLIIGVFSMNLYTMYIVIGYWPMGPVVCDLWLALDYVAGYASIMNLLIISFDRYFCVTKPLSYPVKRTTKMARMMIVAAWVLSFILWAPAILFWQFIVGGRTVKEGECYIQFFSNPVVTFGTGIAAFYLPVITMTILYVHISRASKSRIKKDKKQPESNKGTIPPSPERGKIMKPNNSNSSSAPDALQNVRVQNGKAAGEVMTDHCGQGEEKGVYNHTTSLSVVPSIQKEEGTIDESTKVSSAQRHFSNGSSKLCSIKVITKFKKSDYCATTLEMVSDNSTNNAKDRELAAAHKIIKMTKTPAKKKKGAVTRENKVTRTVLAILLACIITWTPYSVMVLINTLCSVCVPNTVWSMGYWLCYINSTLNPACYALCNATFKKTFKHLLFCQYKNIGAPR; this is translated from the coding sequence ATGGCTAATTCAACGCAGACAAATTCATCTCTCAGCAACCTAACAGACATTGAAAGAGGGAGCACTTACAAAACAGTTGAAATAATCTTCATTCTGATTGTAGCATTATCTTTGAGTCTGGTGACCATTATCGGAAACATTCTGGTTATGCTTTCTATCAAAGTAAACAGACAGTTGCAAACAATTAACAACTATTTTATTTTCAGCTTAGCCTGTGCTGATTTGATCATTGGTGTGTTCTCTATGAACCTTTACACCATGTATATCGTCATTGGCTACTGGCCCATGGGCCCAGTGGTGTGTGATTTATGGCTGGCTCTAGATTACGTTGCTGGTTATGCATCTATCATGAACCTGCTTATCATCAGCTTTGACCGATACTTCTGTGTGACAAAGCCTCTGAGCTACCCTGTGAAGAGAACCACCAAGATGGCACGAATGATGATTGTAGCTGCTTGGGTGCTGTCATTTATCCTGTGGGCTCCTGCCATTCTCTTCTGGCAGTTCATTGTAGGTGGGCGGACAGTTAAAGAAGGTGAGTGTTATATACAGTTCTTCTCAAATCCAGTTGTCACTTTTGGCACTGGAATAGCAGCCTTCTATCTACCGGTTATTACCATGACTATTTTGTATGTGCACATATCCCGTGCTAGCAAGAGTCGGATCAAGAAGGATAAGAAACAGCCAGAGTCCAACAAAGGCACCATTCCTCCCAGTCCAGAGCGAGGCAAAATAATGAAACCGAATAACAGCAACAGTTCAAGTGCACCTGATGCGTTGCAGAATGTCAGAGTACAAAATGGCAAGGCAGCTGGTGAAGTAATGACGGATCATTGTGGCCAAGGAGAGGAAAAGGGGGTCTACAATCACACGACTTCCCTCAGTGTCGTCCCTTCCATCCAGAAGGAGGAAGGAACGATTGATGAGAGCACAAAGGTCTCCAGTGCACAAAGACATTTTAGCAACGGCAGCTCCAAGCTCTGCAGCATAAAGGTTATCACGAAATTTAAGAAGAGTGACTACTGTGCTACCACACTTGAAATGGTGTCAGACAACAGCACCAACAATGCTAAAGACAGGGAGCTCGCCGCAGCCCACAAGATCATTAAAATGACAAAGACCCCTGCTAAGAAAAAGAAGGGAGCTGTAACCCGTGAGAATAAGGTGACCCGGACCGTCTTGGCTATTCTGCTGGCATGTATCATCACCTGGACGCCATACAGTGTCATGGTACTCATTAACACTTTATGTTCAGTCTGCGTCCCTAACACAGTCTGGAGTATGGGATACTGGCTCTGTTACATCAACAGTACTCTCAACCCAGCCTGCTATGCACTATGCAATGCTACCTTCAAGAAAACCTTCAAACATCTTCTCTTCTGCCAATATAAAAACATTGGTGCACCAAGATAA